Proteins encoded in a region of the Mesoaciditoga lauensis cd-1655R = DSM 25116 genome:
- a CDS encoding ATP synthase subunit C, translated as MTVLQFVVVVIFSMFLVSFVALRGIPFKRKKENSSAKAFSYAALGGNVIIGMTVLALFLSPDKAIAQIANVHIFSSKELLSTGLGYIGAGLATGLASVGAGWGTGIVGSTSIKVGNINPKMLGKSMIYAGLANGVATYGLIVSILIMSKI; from the coding sequence ATGACTGTATTACAATTCGTTGTGGTTGTTATTTTTAGCATGTTTTTAGTTTCTTTTGTGGCGCTGAGAGGAATTCCTTTCAAAAGAAAAAAGGAAAATTCTTCTGCAAAAGCTTTCAGTTATGCAGCACTTGGTGGAAACGTGATCATAGGAATGACGGTGTTGGCACTCTTTTTAAGCCCAGACAAAGCTATAGCTCAAATAGCAAATGTGCACATATTCTCATCAAAAGAACTCCTTTCGACAGGACTGGGTTACATAGGAGCTGGACTGGCAACAGGATTGGCTTCTGTTGGTGCTGGATGGGGCACAGGCATAGTTGGAAGTACATCAATAAAGGTCGGAAATATAAATCCAAAAATGCTAGGAAAGTCCATGATCTACGCTGGTTTAGCCAATGGTGTTGCAACTTATGGTCTTATAGTTTCAATATTGATAATGAGCAAAATTTGA
- a CDS encoding V-type ATP synthase subunit F, whose protein sequence is MKFFLISDNIDTQIGLRLVGIKGIVVHKREEILDAVKKAKKMKDIGVILMTEKIADKVPEIVYELRTSKSLPLLTIIPDRHGTKRPKDFITRYVKEAIGVKLE, encoded by the coding sequence ATGAAGTTCTTCCTAATAAGTGACAACATAGATACCCAAATAGGATTGCGCCTTGTAGGGATAAAGGGTATTGTTGTTCACAAAAGGGAAGAAATTTTAGATGCTGTTAAGAAAGCTAAAAAAATGAAAGACATTGGGGTAATACTGATGACGGAAAAAATAGCAGACAAGGTTCCGGAAATTGTTTATGAGTTGAGAACGTCAAAATCTTTGCCGCTTTTGACGATCATTCCAGACAGACATGGAACAAAGCGTCCGAAGGATTTCATAACTCGTTACGTCAAAGAAGCGATAGGGGTGAAGTTGGAATGA
- a CDS encoding ATP synthase subunit C — protein MLVSFILMSSVIFVTITLGVIFNNRKVFNRLISPTKTGEKVLGTNMVSLFGLITFALVTMFPSGHAFAQSASTAATSAVANINPGLGYIGAGLSTGLASMGAGIGVGIAGAAGIGAISEKPEMLGKTLIYVGLAEGVAIYGLIISIMIMGRI, from the coding sequence ATGTTAGTTTCATTCATTTTAATGTCTTCTGTAATATTCGTTACCATTACGTTAGGAGTGATTTTTAATAACCGTAAGGTATTCAATCGATTGATCTCTCCAACGAAAACAGGGGAAAAAGTTTTGGGTACTAATATGGTGTCGCTGTTTGGTCTTATCACTTTCGCACTTGTGACTATGTTTCCCAGTGGCCATGCTTTTGCTCAAAGTGCTAGCACTGCAGCAACATCCGCAGTGGCAAATATAAACCCAGGATTAGGTTACATAGGTGCAGGGCTTTCAACCGGTTTGGCTTCTATGGGAGCCGGTATAGGTGTTGGAATAGCAGGAGCGGCCGGAATAGGAGCTATAAGCGAAAAACCGGAAATGCTTGGGAAAACCCTCATCTACGTTGGTCTGGCCGAAGGTGTTGCCATTTATGGTTTGATCATATCGATAATGATAATGGGAAGGATCTGA
- a CDS encoding V-type ATP synthase subunit D gives MSVNVSPTKSKLIETKRSLALAKEGHTLLDKKRNVLVREMMRLIDSAKEVQEDMETIFAEAYESLQKANLSIGIEHVQEVGIAVEEVSTLSIRLKSIMGVEIPEIDEISEGIEPSYGFVKTNANLDRAYKSFKKALSLIARLAEIETKVYRLAREIKKTQRRVNALENILIPQYEETVKFIESYIEETERDDFFRMKRLKGKK, from the coding sequence ATGAGCGTAAACGTTTCTCCAACCAAAAGCAAACTCATAGAAACGAAAAGATCGCTTGCGTTGGCGAAAGAAGGACATACTCTTTTGGACAAAAAGAGGAATGTTCTCGTGAGGGAAATGATGCGTCTCATAGATTCGGCAAAAGAGGTTCAAGAAGATATGGAAACGATTTTTGCCGAAGCGTACGAAAGCCTTCAAAAAGCTAATTTAAGCATAGGAATAGAACATGTTCAAGAAGTGGGAATAGCAGTTGAAGAGGTTTCCACGCTTTCGATAAGACTCAAAAGCATAATGGGTGTTGAAATACCGGAAATAGATGAAATCTCTGAAGGAATAGAGCCTTCTTATGGGTTCGTGAAAACAAATGCTAATTTGGATAGAGCATACAAATCTTTTAAGAAAGCGCTTTCCTTGATAGCAAGGCTTGCAGAAATAGAAACAAAGGTTTATCGATTGGCTCGAGAAATAAAGAAAACCCAGAGAAGGGTTAACGCTTTGGAAAATATTCTCATTCCGCAATACGAAGAAACGGTGAAATTCATAGAATCTTACATAGAAGAAACAGAGAGAGACGACTTCTTTAGGATGAAACGCTTGAAAGGGAAAAAGTAA
- a CDS encoding V-type ATP synthase subunit A — protein MDKAIGKIYMINGPVVKAKNMTGVMMHEVVKVGNLKLMGEVISLDEDLVTIEVYEETSGLKPGEPVEGTGELLSVTLGPGIIESVFDGIQRPLNVLRSKSGDFLERGISADALDMKKEWEVEVLVKEGEEVIPGQVVAKVKETESIEHRIMVPPDVSGKATNVVKSGRYRLDTVLFMVKTSSGDKEVKMYQKWPVRLPRPVKKRLAPSEPLITGQRVIDTFFPLSKGGTAAIPGGFGTGKTITQHQLAKWSDADVVVYIGCGERGNEMTEVLEEFPQLKDPRNGRPLMERTILIANTSNMPVSAREASIYTGVTMAEYFRDMGYNVALMADSTSRWAEALREISGRLEEMPAEEGFPPYLSSRLAEFYERAGRVEVLGNEEKIGSVSIIGAVSPPGGDFSEPVTTHTKRFIRCFWALDKSLANARHYPSISWLNSYSEYVGELEEWFEKNVHPDFVLLIKKAMNIFSEDDNLQQIIKLVGEDVLPDDQKLIVRVARILKVGYLQQSAFSDVDAFCDLKKQYEMLKLILMYYDRAMTLVSKGVAISEVTNEDVVSTLMRMKEKVPNDKLDELKKIEKDLKSFFDSLDQKYAKAREA, from the coding sequence ATGGATAAGGCAATAGGGAAAATATACATGATAAATGGCCCTGTCGTTAAAGCAAAGAACATGACAGGTGTTATGATGCATGAAGTTGTAAAGGTTGGGAATTTGAAACTGATGGGCGAAGTGATTTCACTGGATGAAGATCTGGTGACAATAGAAGTTTACGAAGAAACTTCTGGACTAAAACCTGGCGAACCAGTTGAAGGAACAGGTGAGCTTTTATCAGTGACGTTAGGTCCGGGTATCATCGAAAGTGTTTTTGATGGAATACAGCGCCCTTTGAACGTTCTGAGAAGTAAGTCCGGCGACTTTCTTGAAAGAGGAATAAGCGCGGACGCATTGGATATGAAGAAAGAATGGGAAGTTGAAGTTCTTGTAAAAGAAGGGGAAGAAGTCATTCCCGGTCAGGTTGTGGCAAAGGTAAAGGAAACTGAATCCATCGAACACAGGATAATGGTTCCCCCAGATGTATCCGGTAAAGCCACAAACGTGGTCAAATCGGGAAGATACAGATTGGACACGGTTTTGTTCATGGTAAAGACTTCTAGCGGTGATAAGGAAGTTAAGATGTATCAAAAATGGCCTGTAAGGCTTCCCAGACCTGTAAAAAAAAGGTTAGCCCCTTCTGAACCATTGATCACAGGCCAACGAGTTATAGATACCTTTTTCCCTTTAAGCAAAGGAGGAACGGCAGCAATTCCTGGTGGATTTGGAACCGGCAAAACGATAACGCAGCACCAGCTTGCAAAGTGGTCGGATGCCGACGTTGTGGTGTATATAGGATGTGGAGAACGTGGAAATGAGATGACAGAAGTTTTAGAGGAATTTCCACAGTTGAAAGATCCTAGAAATGGACGCCCTTTGATGGAAAGAACGATTCTTATAGCCAACACTTCTAATATGCCGGTTTCTGCCCGTGAAGCTTCAATATACACCGGCGTTACGATGGCCGAATATTTCAGAGATATGGGCTACAACGTTGCTTTGATGGCAGACTCAACTTCAAGGTGGGCAGAAGCTCTTAGGGAAATATCGGGAAGGTTGGAAGAAATGCCGGCTGAAGAAGGATTTCCGCCGTATCTGTCATCGCGATTGGCGGAATTCTACGAAAGAGCAGGAAGAGTCGAGGTGTTGGGGAATGAGGAAAAGATTGGCTCTGTTTCCATAATAGGCGCTGTTTCACCACCAGGGGGAGATTTTTCAGAGCCGGTTACAACGCATACGAAGAGATTCATAAGGTGTTTCTGGGCTCTGGATAAATCACTGGCAAATGCTCGGCATTACCCTTCCATAAGTTGGCTGAACAGTTACAGTGAATATGTAGGCGAACTGGAAGAGTGGTTTGAAAAGAACGTGCATCCTGATTTTGTATTGCTTATCAAGAAAGCGATGAACATATTTAGTGAAGACGATAATCTTCAGCAGATAATAAAACTCGTTGGTGAAGATGTACTTCCCGACGATCAAAAGCTCATCGTTCGTGTGGCTAGAATATTGAAAGTAGGATACTTGCAACAAAGCGCTTTCAGTGACGTGGATGCTTTTTGTGATTTGAAGAAGCAGTATGAAATGTTGAAGCTTATTCTCATGTATTACGATCGCGCAATGACATTGGTTTCAAAAGGCGTTGCCATTTCTGAAGTCACAAATGAAGATGTAGTAAGCACCCTCATGAGAATGAAAGAAAAAGTTCCAAATGACAAACTCGATGAGTTGAAAAAAATAGAAAAGGATCTTAAATCATTTTTTGATTCTTTAGATCAAAAGTACGCAAAAGCAAGGGAGGCGTGA
- a CDS encoding V-type ATP synthase subunit B — protein sequence MPLKEYVGLSQINGPLIFIENVENVGYNEVVELTFKGMKRLGQVVQVSEDMAVVQVFEGTQGLNLNETKVKFLGKTLQIKVSEEILGRTFNGIGRPIDGGTDIVNGTYRDINGSPINPASRMYPRNFIQTGISAIDGLMTLIRGQKLPIFSGNGLPHNKLAVQITKQAKLKGEESGNFAIVFAAMGIKHDDAQYILSNFEKSGAIRNVVTFLNLADDPTIERIATPRVALTAAEYLAFEKNMHVLVILTDMTNYCEALRELSSARGEVPSRKGYPGYLYSDLATIYERAGMIEGRKGSVTQIPILSMPNDDITHPIPDLTGYITEGQIVLSRELERKGVYPPIGILPSLSRLMKDGIGEGYTRADHPHVSSQLFAAYSHVQEIRALASIIGEEELTDIDKRYLKFGEAFEREFLSQGENEDRTIEETLDIGWKVLGYLPPAELTRVSEEEIKEHYKAREETK from the coding sequence ATGCCGCTTAAAGAATACGTTGGATTGTCTCAAATAAATGGGCCACTTATTTTCATAGAGAACGTTGAAAACGTTGGATACAACGAAGTTGTTGAACTCACGTTTAAAGGGATGAAAAGACTTGGACAGGTTGTTCAAGTAAGTGAAGATATGGCAGTTGTCCAAGTTTTTGAAGGGACACAAGGGCTAAACTTAAATGAAACTAAGGTAAAGTTTCTGGGAAAAACCCTTCAGATAAAAGTCTCAGAAGAAATCCTGGGAAGGACGTTTAATGGGATAGGAAGGCCTATAGATGGGGGAACTGACATAGTTAATGGCACGTATCGTGACATAAATGGGTCGCCGATAAACCCGGCGTCAAGGATGTATCCCAGAAATTTCATCCAAACGGGAATATCCGCTATTGATGGCCTTATGACGCTTATTCGTGGGCAAAAGCTTCCCATATTTTCTGGAAATGGACTTCCCCATAATAAGTTGGCCGTTCAAATAACAAAGCAGGCAAAATTGAAAGGCGAAGAAAGTGGAAACTTTGCCATCGTTTTTGCCGCCATGGGGATAAAACACGATGATGCTCAATACATACTTTCGAACTTTGAAAAATCTGGTGCTATAAGAAATGTCGTTACTTTCCTTAACTTAGCTGATGATCCAACGATCGAAAGAATAGCCACCCCACGTGTGGCACTAACGGCAGCTGAATACCTTGCGTTTGAAAAGAACATGCATGTTTTGGTTATCTTAACCGATATGACGAACTACTGCGAGGCTTTGAGGGAACTCTCGAGTGCTCGTGGTGAGGTGCCTTCAAGGAAAGGATACCCTGGATACCTTTATAGTGATTTGGCCACCATTTATGAGAGGGCCGGTATGATAGAGGGAAGAAAAGGTTCTGTGACGCAAATCCCTATTCTTTCAATGCCAAATGACGATATAACCCATCCCATTCCAGACCTTACCGGATACATAACAGAAGGTCAAATAGTGCTTAGCAGGGAACTTGAGCGAAAGGGTGTATATCCCCCAATAGGGATACTTCCTTCTCTTTCTCGTTTGATGAAAGATGGGATAGGTGAAGGTTACACACGCGCAGATCATCCTCACGTTTCAAGTCAGCTTTTTGCCGCTTACAGCCATGTGCAAGAGATAAGAGCGTTGGCTTCGATAATTGGTGAGGAAGAGTTAACAGATATAGACAAAAGATACCTCAAATTTGGTGAAGCTTTTGAGCGCGAATTCTTGTCTCAGGGAGAAAACGAAGACAGAACAATAGAAGAAACGTTGGATATTGGTTGGAAAGTGTTGGGTTATTTGCCACCCGCTGAACTTACCCGTGTTAGTGAAGAGGAAATCAAAGAGCATTACAAGGCGAGGGAAGAAACAAAATGA
- a CDS encoding V-type ATP synthase subunit E — protein sequence MNVEKKMGSLKEYVKSKSMSEAKKLLKEAEKRSKEIEEEYKKKAEDIYARILDDAKKKAEDFEKREKAQSDAKSSKMLLDAKNGILTSASNELRERICSLSSDKRYDKLLEKLMKEAIETLAEKEIVIRFRKEDKEKVLELAKKFEKALGVNITLSDKYAEISGGVIVSSKDGRVEVENTLENKFEEMKDAFLRVLFSKLNVNG from the coding sequence ATGAACGTCGAGAAAAAAATGGGCTCTTTAAAGGAATATGTGAAATCAAAGTCCATGTCCGAAGCAAAAAAATTGTTAAAAGAGGCAGAAAAACGTTCAAAGGAAATAGAAGAAGAATACAAGAAAAAGGCAGAGGATATTTACGCCCGCATATTGGACGATGCGAAAAAGAAAGCGGAAGATTTCGAAAAGAGAGAAAAAGCTCAATCTGACGCTAAATCTTCAAAGATGTTGCTTGATGCCAAAAATGGAATATTGACTTCAGCGTCCAACGAGCTAAGAGAGAGAATTTGCTCTTTAAGTTCCGATAAAAGATATGACAAACTTCTTGAAAAGCTTATGAAAGAAGCTATTGAGACGTTGGCAGAAAAAGAAATCGTAATCCGTTTCAGGAAAGAAGACAAAGAAAAGGTTTTGGAATTGGCCAAGAAATTTGAAAAAGCACTTGGTGTGAACATCACCCTCTCAGATAAATACGCGGAAATAAGTGGAGGCGTGATAGTTTCATCAAAAGATGGGCGTGTTGAAGTGGAAAACACGCTTGAAAACAAATTCGAGGAAATGAAAGATGCTTTTCTAAGAGTTTTGTTTTCAAAATTAAACGTTAATGGGTGA